The genomic DNA TGCTGTTTTGGTTGCGGAAAACGACGGTGCCAGAGCGCGATAACTCCGGAGCCACGGCATACACATCTGGGCAGTTAGTCGGATCAGCGATAGCTTCGGCGTCCTCCAGGGTTAAGATGGCGCTGGCCGCTGTCCCGAAAGAACTTACTCGGCCTGGAACGAGTCTGCCTGGCAGAACGAAAATGAGATTAGAGCCGATGCCTTGAATCTGCTCGGTGATGGCCGCTTGAGCGCCCTCACCGATAGAAACGAGCGCGATAACCGCACCCACGCCAATGATGATGCCCAACATAGTCAAACCAGCGCGCATCTTGTTTGCGGAAAGACTGTGCAAGGCTACGCGGATGCTTTCCACTAGATTCATATACCCCCGCTACCTTTCTGCTACTGCTCGTCCGAAATTGGGGAGGTCAATTTTGGCTCCGCCTCGAGAAAGGCACTCTGTGAACCCACCGTCACAGAGAACACCATACATACACCCCTCTGCACGACCCATTTGACAGGGATCGCGATGCCGTTCACACATTCAATGTTGACCCTGATCCCCTCATTGCCCAAAAAGGCGTATCTCGCTCGAAAAGAGGCCTGCTCGCGGCACGCTCGTCACAACCCAATCTCCTTCACGCACACCGCTAACAACCTCCGTCATCTTGTCATCGCTCAGCCCAGTGGTAACATCTCGCTCCTCGATCGACTGGCCGATCACGACTTCAACGTATTGTCGATCTCGATCACGCCGGATAGCACGATTGGGTACCAAGAGCACGCCCTGCTTCCGGGCAACGATAATATCCACAATAGCCGTCATATCTGGTCTGACCGGTTCGGCTGGATTCACGAGTTCCACGCGGACCATATAGTTCACAACACCCTGGCTGATTGTGCCAATGGGCGCTACAGCGGTAACCATACCAACAAACGAGGCCCCTGGAAAGGCATCGAGAGATACACGGGCCTCTTGCCCCACGGCTACGTGGCGGATATCCGTCTCGTCAATAGCGATGTCAATATGGTAACCACTTAGATCTGCCAGAATTATGGCGGGTGTAGTACTGGAAACCAGTTCGCCTTCGGCAATATGAATCGCGCCGACCGTCCCGGTGAAAGGCGCAGTAATAGTCGCCCCCTCCAAACGCAGCCGCGCTAATTCCAGCGAGGCCCTGGCCTGGTCCACCTGGGCTTGCAATATGGCCAGGCTCTCGGTGGTGGGATTGTTCTCCAGTTTGGCAAGAGCAGCCTTGGCCTGAGCCAATTGGGCTTCCGCTGCCTTGATCTGCGCTTCTCTGGGCCCTGCAGCGGTTTGTTCGTATTGCAATTGCGCGATGCGTACGGCTACTTCCGCTACAGCGACCCGCGCGTTGGCAGCGTCATATTGATGCCCCCCAACGGGACCTAGCCCGTCGCGGTCAATCTGCGCTGCCCAAAGCGAATTCTTGGCTTGTTCCCAATTGAGTTTCGCCAATTCCAACTGACGAGCGTCCGGGGTGTTGCGTAGTTCGTCCAGACTTGCTTGAGCGCTGGCGAGCGCAGCCCGCGCCGAGGCGAGTTCCTCTTCGGTTGCACCAGCCTTAGCCTGCGCCAAGTTCGCCTCGGCGATAGCCAAGGCAGCCTCCGCCTGGCGCACGCCCAACTCTAATTCCCGCTTGTCCAAAGTAGCCAAAACCTGTCCCTCACCCACGAGTTCACCCTCGCTGACGAAGATGGATTGCACTCGTCCCGCTACCAAGAAAGTGAGATTGATGCGGCGATTAGGTGTAAGGTTCCCTGATGCACTGACTGTGGCCTCGATGTCACCGCGTGTAACTTGAGCGGTCTCCAACTGGGCCGCGATGGTAGCGCTACGGCGCGCTTGCCAGGCGCGAAAGCCCAAAAGAACCAAAGCAAGCAAGACTATAGTCGTAGCAGTGAGAACATATTTCCTAATGCTATCACTCACGCGTGATGCTCCTTTCACACATTTCGAACCTGCACGCAAAACTCGTGAATAAATTATTTAGCAGTGCTAATTATATGACCTTGCGAGGATTTGTCAAATATGTGACCCGCGTTTTGTCGAATGGGCCACTTATTGGCTCGGGAGCAAGTCTGACATCTAATTTGCTCTCCGCGCACAATTGCTGCGAGTTGCGTAAACAGGTGCACCGTGATTAATATAGTATTATTGGTAAAGAAGGCTTGGACAAGGGGGTATTCCAGTATGACAGTAAGGGAAGTCCCTGATATTGTAGTTCGCCGACTGCCACTCTACCTGCGGACTCTGGCTCACTTTGTTGAGGAGGGGTACGCCATCATATCCTCGCAGGAACTGAGCGACCGGTTAGGCGTGCCTGCGGCTCGAATTCGCAAGGACTTCAGCCACTTTGGCGGATTTGGAAAGCAGGGTTCAGGATATAACATCGCCTACCTCTGCGAGCAATTACAGCGCATCCTCCAGGTGGATCGGATTTGGGACATCATTTTAGTTGGCGTAGGCGACCTGGGCCACGCTCTTCTGCGTTACAATGGCTTCCACAACCGCGGTTACCGCATTGTGGCCGCTTTCGACCAGGACCCTGCTAAGGTGGGACAGCAGGTCGGCGCTGTAACCATACAGGAAATGTCGCAATTAGCCAATGTCACCCATGATAGAGAAATCCAGATCGCCATTATTGCGGTCCCCGCTTCGAGTGCCCAGCAGGTGGCTGATCAACTGGTAGCAAGTGGCATCCGCGCCATTCTCAATTACGCACCCATTACACTTCAACTGCCCCCAGATGTACAAATACGTTATATTGATCCCGTCGTCGAATTACAAAGTATGACTTACTACCTGAAAACTGGTCGATGATCGTCAGCATAAAAGGCGTATAGCCACATTGGGCTGTACGCCTTCTGATTTACCTGGCATTCAAAACTAAAGGCTCGGCAGGCTGCGCTTCAGCATACCCAAATTGTCGAGTGCCCGTCCAGCACCAATAGCAACACAACCTAACGGGTCATCGGTTACATAGCAAGGAACGCCAGTTTCACGGGTGAGAAAGCGGTCAATGTTCCTCAACAGAGCTCCACCCCCTGCGAGCACCATGCCCCGATCTATAATGTCCGAAGCCAATTCAGGCGGTGTTTTCTCTAGCACGGCCTTCACCGTGTTAGAGATGGAGTCCAATGGCTCCACAATAGCCTCGGTGACCTCATCAGATGTAAGGCGAATGATCTTGGGCAGCCCTGTTACTTGATCACGGCCACGCACCTCCATGGTGAGTTTCTCTTCCAACGGCAAGGCGCTACCAATGCTGATCTTGATATCCTCAGAAGTCTGTTCACCAATCATAAGGTTGTATTTGCGCCGGACGTAGGCAGCGATGGCCTCATCAATTTTATTCCCACCAACGCGCACTGAACTGGAGACTACAATGCCACTCAAAGAAATCACAGCCGCTTCACAGGCGCCGCCACCAATGTTCACAATCATGTTGCCGGTGGGGGTATGGATAGGCATATTGGCGCCTATCGCGGCGGCCAGGGGTTCAGGAATCAAGTACGCAACCTTGCCACCTGCCTGGATGGCCGCGTCGCGCACAGCACGGCTTTCCACACTGGTGACTCCCACGGGCACACTGATCATGACCTCGGGTTTGAAAAGTCGCACCCGCCCGATCACCTTGCCAATAAAATAGCGTAGCATGGCTTCGGTGACCATGTAATCAGCAATGACGCCGTCGCGCATCGGTCGCACCACCTCAATGGTGTCGGGTGTGCGTCCCATCATTGTTTTCGCTTCCTCGCCGACCGCCAAAATTCGATTGTCGTTGAGAGAGATGGCCACGACTGAGGGTTCCCGCAGAACGATACCCCTGCCCTTGACAAACACCAATACGTTCACAGTGCCGAGGTCAATGCCAATCTGTTTTGCGATCATCGATCCTCCTGAGATGCCGGGAAGGCGGGCCGCTCTTCGCGCCACACTCGTGCTCCCAGGCAACGCAATTTCCCATCAATATTCTCGTAGCCGCGATCCACGTAAAGGATATCCGAGACAGTAGTAGTGCCTTCGGCAGCAAGTCCGGCCAGGATGACCGCCGCCCCCGATCGGATGTCCAGTGCCCGCACCTCCGCACCACGCAGGGGTGTGGGTCCTTGGATGATCGCCGTCTGGCCGGCAACGGTGATTTGCGCCCCCATCTTGCGTAGTTCGCCTACATAGAGCAGCCGGTCATCGTACATTGTCTCGTGAATGGAACTGATGCCGTTGGCCTGGGTCATCAGCGCGCCAAAGGGGGCCTGCAGATCTGTAGGGAAGCCAGGGTAGGGGAATGTCTGAATATCTACGGGTTTCAGGCCTTGTGGTACCGAGATTGTATAGTGATCTTTCGCGGCCTCCACTTCTGCCCCAGCCTCGATTAACTTGCTCGTTAACGCGCCGAGATATTGGCTCACGCGGCCGCAGATTGTTATCTGGCCATGGGTGATAGCCGCGCCGATGGCAAAAGTGCCGGCTTCGAGCCTATCGGCCATCACTCGGTAGACAACCCCATGCAATTTAGGCACTCCTTCGATGTAGATGGTGCCGGTCCCAGCCCCGTAGATCCGGGCCCCCATGGCACGCAGAAAATTCGCCAGGTCCACGACTTCTGGTTCCACCGAGGCGTTCTCGATTACAGTCGAGCCATCGGCCAGACACGCGGCCATCAGCAAGTTTTCGGTGCCAGTGTGACTGGGGTAATCCAATGATAGTCGTTCGCCTCGCAGACGACGCGCGCTGAAGATGTAATTGCCATCGAGCCGGGAGACATCCGCGCCCATAGTCTCGAAGCCTTTTAGGTCCACACTCACCGGGCGTGTGCCAATGGCGCAACCACCTGGATGGGGTGTAGTTACTCGACCGAAGCGGCTTAGCAGGGGTCCAACTACCAGAAAACTGCCTCGCATTCGGGTGGCCAGGTCAGGGGGCACAGCATCGGAGGAGATTTCCTTGGCCCTGACGGAGATGCTGTGGGGTCCTTCGACCCGAATCTCGACACCTAATTGCTCGAGGACCTTCGTCATAGTTCTGACATCCTCGATGCAAGGCACATTTTCTAGCAGACACTCATCGTCCGTGAGCAATGTCGCGGCTAATATCGGGAGAGCGGCGTTCTTTGCGCCGCCAATTTCGATCTCACCTTGAAGAGGATGACCCCCCTCGAGAAAAATCCGCATAGTCCGTCCAAATAGAGTCGAATATATAGTCCCTCACCCATAACGCCGGGAGGGGGTTTGATGTTCCTTTGCTATAGCCAGATCGTCATCTATCTGACGGGGCAACATACGCTAACGAAACTCCCCCGTCTCATTCCAGCCACAATTGCCTTGCGGCTGCCCAAGTATTAATATTACTTGCACCCAGAGCGTTTGTCAAAAACTGCAGCACAAAGATTTCGGATGACTCCGAAGATGGCATTACTGCGTTAGATGCGATTATGAACTTACCTGACAGTCTTGTCCGAGCAACTTTCCTGAGCCGACCCAATCGGTTCCTGGCCCAGGTGCGCACCCCGGGTGGCGTAGAGTTCGCTCATATCCCGAACCCCGGGCGCATGCTGGAGTTATTCCTCCCCGATGTGCCAGTGATGCTTCAGCCGCGATGTGGGCGACGGAAGACCCGCTATGACCTTCTACTCGTATGGCATAACCAGACCTGGGTCGGCGTAGACTCCCGTCTGCCGAATGCCCTATTTGCCGAGGCACTCGACGCTAGGCGTCTCCCACCTTTTGCTCTGTATATGCACAGGCAACAGGAAGTGCTCTTCAACTCAGTGCGCCTGGACTACCGGCTCTATGGTGAGTCGCAGCCGGATTGCCTGGTCGAAGTGAAATCGGTCAACCGTGTTGACGACGGCTGGGCACTCTTCCCAGATGCGCCCACAGTCCGTGGCGTCCGACATCTGCTTGCATTGCAGGAGGCAGTCAACAGAGGGTTGCGTGGCGCTTTGGTTTTCGTCGTACAGCGCCATGATGCGAGAGCAGTGACACCTTTCGGATCCAACGATCCACTGTTCGCACGCACGCTAGAGGAAGTCGCGCAGGCTGGCGTTGAAATATACGCCTACGTCTGCCAAGTCTCGCCGCAGGCTATCGGCATCGAGCGAGAGTTACCCGTAGTGTTGGGACCTCATTAGCAACACAAATAGAGACTCTTGGTTCAGAGGGAGGAGCAAGAGAGCGCCCGCTTCTACTAAACGGACTCTATTTCGGCATTGCCTTCAACGCCTCGTAGGCTGGTCGTGGGCTGAAGGTCGGGTAACTTGGGTTGCTGATGGCCCACCAATACTGCTCGTTGGCCTCAGTCCAATCTGGATCACAGATATAGATCAGGCTCATCAAGCCAATCCAAGGTGACCAATGTTCTTTGGCCCACTTATACGCCCGAACAAAATAGTCGGCTTTGGTTTCCTCACTTACCGCATGCCAGTGATAAGGCGAATCGGGGCGTGGATCAGAAGTCCACCCGAATTCAAGGACAGCAATCTGTTTACCGCCGTCGCCATATTTCTCCATGATAGCCCGCAAATCTTCCACTCGGCGGAAGCAGTTAAAACGGTGGCCGCCGTACTCAGGTCGGCTTGCCGCCTCGTCCGGGCTCATCTCTGGCGGCGCTTTGTAGCCAGCAGCGTGCGCACCCAGGACGTCGAAATAACCATCGCTCCTGCCGCCCATGGCAATGTACATTTTCTCAAGATAAACATCATCGGGCATAGCTTCGGGCGAGTAAGTCTCGGTCGGTGTCAACCCAGCGCTGATGACCATGGCATCAGGGTCAGCCTCTTTGATGCGCCGGTAGGCAATGCGTAGCAAGCGGACATAGGCGTCGGGGTCAGGTGGTTTGCCGCCCCACTCGCGAGCGAGGTTGGGTTCATTCCAGATCTCGTAGGCTCGGATACGGCCTTTATAACGACTCGCCATTGCGTACAAGAAATCGCCGAAGTCCTCATAGTTGTCTGGCGGGCCGTTCGTGGGGAATCCGCCTCCTGCCCATTGCGGCTGGTGATCAATGCGGGCCAGTAAATCCAGTCCCCGTTTGTTGCACTCGGCCACGATCCAATCCACCCGGCTCCAGTCGTATTGACCTTTAGCGAACTCGATATCACGCCACCCAAAGCCCTGTTTCACCCAGGTGAAGCCTGCGTCGAGGATGGCCCCCATGTCGCGGGACGCTACTTCAGGCCGCCACCACAAAAACGCCTGCATCCCGTATTCTGGCGAGTTCATACGCAGCGGCTTGCGGGGTGGCAGAGGGGGCCAAGGGGTGTCGGTCGGCTGGGGCGTATTAGTAGGCGAGGCCGGTATAGGAGTCGAGATGGGCGTACTCGATGGCTCCACAGGAGTATGGGTAGGAACAATACTAGGAGGAGGTAGCGTAGCGCTGGGCTCGACGAATCCACTGGCTGAGGTAAACGTCGGCTGGGGTGTGCGAGTGGCGATGCTGACAGTGGGGGGTACCGCAGGCTGGTTGAAGATCAGTAGCCAGGCCAGCCCAATGATCCCGACTGCCACAAGCCCGATCGCAATGCCAAGCAGGATGGATGAGTTGCCTTGGCCGGATGGCCTATTTGTTGTCATGTGAGATCTCCACTTAGATACCAGATTGCAGAAACAGAGCACGGGGACATCCCCGTGCTCTGCATACCACGTGAGGCGTCAATTTCACTTTGGCATATTACGGATAGCATCGTAGGCAGGGCGAGCACTCCAGTTGGGTCGGAGGATACCAAAGGCTGCCTTTTCGTCGGCAGGCCCACACAGAGGCCCGAAGTTCAGGTTCCACAGGAACATCGGCCCTACCCAACCCCAATTCTTAGCCATCTGAAAGGCGCGGGTGATAAACTGGGCCTGTTCGGTCTCCGTGTTATCGGCGGCGTATTCGTAGCCTGGTGCGGGTGCCACGCCCAATCCCTCCACGCTTGCCCAACCGAACTCGGTCGGCCAGATGCGCTTGTTACCATCGCCGTACTTGAGCATGATATTCCGGTAACCTTCCATCGTGTCGCGGAAGAACCAACTGGGGTGACCTTTGGCCGCGTTGGTAGCTGGATCCGACCACGATTGCCAGGTCGCGTCGGGTGGGTTGTTGTAGCCACTGGGATGTGCACCAACGGCATCGCAGTAGTTCTTTAGCCCAGCCTGATACATCTGCTCCAGATATACGCGGTCATCAATAGCCGTGTCACCGTCATTCCAGCCGGTTGGGGTCAGCGCTCCGGAGACTACGATAGCATTTGGATCCACGGACTTGATGGCTCGGTACGCGACTTTGAGAAGTTCTACGTATTTGGCTGCGTTCAACTTGTGTCCTTTGCCACCCCATTCGTAGTACAAGTTCTGCTCATTCCAGATCTCGTACGCTCTGACTCTGCCTTTATACCGTTCGGCCATAGCGCGCAAGAACTCGCCGTACACGTTCGGATCGGCGGGAGGGCCTTGGTCGGTATCGCCAGCAGGACGAGACCATTGCGGCGCTTTAACCACGCTGAACAATACGTTGATGCCATAAGCATTGGCCGCGTCCACGATGCGATCCAACGCCCCCCATTCATACTGTCCGGGGGCAGGGTGGTAGCGGAACCATTCCACCTGTTGCTTAACCCAGGTCATGCCCAGTGCCCGGACATGTTCCATGACTTGTACAGGGTCACCCATGATCATATCGGCCTGGATGCCATAGGCGAAGCCAGGGCCCGCAGTGGCTTTTGCTGTTACCGCTGGCGCTTGGGGCTTAGGGGTCGGCGTCGGTGTCGGGAGGGGTGTGGGCGTTGGCGTGGGCGTTGGGACCACCACGTCCACACGGCCGCCCCGAGCGCTCACTGTCCGGCCGCCGTCATCAGAGACAGCCGCTGCTATGGTGTAACACCCGTATTGATCGGGAGCAGTCCACTCCAGATGTGGTTCATCGAGCGGTAGGACTTGGGTGCTGATCTGTGTGCCATCATCACACTGCACTGACCATACAACCGTGAACTCACACGAGATGGGCTGCGTTGCCCTCTGGCGGTATTGCTCGAGCACCGTCCAGATGCGCGGGTCATTCTGACTGCCAATGAGATTCTCGACGGTCACTCCCCCCAGGCCATAATTGAGGCATTGCTGCAACTTATGGGCAACACTCGTAGCGTTCTCCAGCCAGAACTGGGTCTCTTTGCCCTCCGCATCGGTGATAGTGAGCCAATACGTATGACTGTCTTCATGGT from Chloroflexota bacterium includes the following:
- the murA gene encoding UDP-N-acetylglucosamine 1-carboxyvinyltransferase, yielding MRIFLEGGHPLQGEIEIGGAKNAALPILAATLLTDDECLLENVPCIEDVRTMTKVLEQLGVEIRVEGPHSISVRAKEISSDAVPPDLATRMRGSFLVVGPLLSRFGRVTTPHPGGCAIGTRPVSVDLKGFETMGADVSRLDGNYIFSARRLRGERLSLDYPSHTGTENLLMAACLADGSTVIENASVEPEVVDLANFLRAMGARIYGAGTGTIYIEGVPKLHGVVYRVMADRLEAGTFAIGAAITHGQITICGRVSQYLGALTSKLIEAGAEVEAAKDHYTISVPQGLKPVDIQTFPYPGFPTDLQAPFGALMTQANGISSIHETMYDDRLLYVGELRKMGAQITVAGQTAIIQGPTPLRGAEVRALDIRSGAAVILAGLAAEGTTTVSDILYVDRGYENIDGKLRCLGARVWREERPAFPASQEDR
- a CDS encoding efflux RND transporter periplasmic adaptor subunit; the encoded protein is MSDSIRKYVLTATTIVLLALVLLGFRAWQARRSATIAAQLETAQVTRGDIEATVSASGNLTPNRRINLTFLVAGRVQSIFVSEGELVGEGQVLATLDKRELELGVRQAEAALAIAEANLAQAKAGATEEELASARAALASAQASLDELRNTPDARQLELAKLNWEQAKNSLWAAQIDRDGLGPVGGHQYDAANARVAVAEVAVRIAQLQYEQTAAGPREAQIKAAEAQLAQAKAALAKLENNPTTESLAILQAQVDQARASLELARLRLEGATITAPFTGTVGAIHIAEGELVSSTTPAIILADLSGYHIDIAIDETDIRHVAVGQEARVSLDAFPGASFVGMVTAVAPIGTISQGVVNYMVRVELVNPAEPVRPDMTAIVDIIVARKQGVLLVPNRAIRRDRDRQYVEVVIGQSIEERDVTTGLSDDKMTEVVSGVREGDWVVTSVPRAGLFSSEIRLFGQ
- a CDS encoding cellulase family glycosylhydrolase yields the protein MTTNRPSGQGNSSILLGIAIGLVAVGIIGLAWLLIFNQPAVPPTVSIATRTPQPTFTSASGFVEPSATLPPPSIVPTHTPVEPSSTPISTPIPASPTNTPQPTDTPWPPLPPRKPLRMNSPEYGMQAFLWWRPEVASRDMGAILDAGFTWVKQGFGWRDIEFAKGQYDWSRVDWIVAECNKRGLDLLARIDHQPQWAGGGFPTNGPPDNYEDFGDFLYAMASRYKGRIRAYEIWNEPNLAREWGGKPPDPDAYVRLLRIAYRRIKEADPDAMVISAGLTPTETYSPEAMPDDVYLEKMYIAMGGRSDGYFDVLGAHAAGYKAPPEMSPDEAASRPEYGGHRFNCFRRVEDLRAIMEKYGDGGKQIAVLEFGWTSDPRPDSPYHWHAVSEETKADYFVRAYKWAKEHWSPWIGLMSLIYICDPDWTEANEQYWWAISNPSYPTFSPRPAYEALKAMPK
- the sfsA gene encoding DNA/RNA nuclease SfsA — its product is MNLPDSLVRATFLSRPNRFLAQVRTPGGVEFAHIPNPGRMLELFLPDVPVMLQPRCGRRKTRYDLLLVWHNQTWVGVDSRLPNALFAEALDARRLPPFALYMHRQQEVLFNSVRLDYRLYGESQPDCLVEVKSVNRVDDGWALFPDAPTVRGVRHLLALQEAVNRGLRGALVFVVQRHDARAVTPFGSNDPLFARTLEEVAQAGVEIYAYVCQVSPQAIGIERELPVVLGPH
- a CDS encoding rod shape-determining protein, with translation MIAKQIGIDLGTVNVLVFVKGRGIVLREPSVVAISLNDNRILAVGEEAKTMMGRTPDTIEVVRPMRDGVIADYMVTEAMLRYFIGKVIGRVRLFKPEVMISVPVGVTSVESRAVRDAAIQAGGKVAYLIPEPLAAAIGANMPIHTPTGNMIVNIGGGACEAAVISLSGIVVSSSVRVGGNKIDEAIAAYVRRKYNLMIGEQTSEDIKISIGSALPLEEKLTMEVRGRDQVTGLPKIIRLTSDEVTEAIVEPLDSISNTVKAVLEKTPPELASDIIDRGMVLAGGGALLRNIDRFLTRETGVPCYVTDDPLGCVAIGAGRALDNLGMLKRSLPSL
- a CDS encoding redox-sensing transcriptional repressor Rex, translating into MTVREVPDIVVRRLPLYLRTLAHFVEEGYAIISSQELSDRLGVPAARIRKDFSHFGGFGKQGSGYNIAYLCEQLQRILQVDRIWDIILVGVGDLGHALLRYNGFHNRGYRIVAAFDQDPAKVGQQVGAVTIQEMSQLANVTHDREIQIAIIAVPASSAQQVADQLVASGIRAILNYAPITLQLPPDVQIRYIDPVVELQSMTYYLKTGR
- a CDS encoding beta-galactosidase, whose product is MESGTQQISQTLRRLVQDGRAEKAVYVLSALLLFISVWLPPISAGARFFYWDYPVIGKTGGALTTEDGVQLLIPAGALTNNLRLKMTSLKPLDVVSGQGDKEVQSAVESLPSGLILHSPLYRFQLRGSSPAESILSIPVQIEGDILRTIDLYGWTGKDWVWLPAHIIAEEKVMEAVLSEIPSLAVVAQPESSACVVAAIMPVNATVNAEAKTTLAELNPLGLYPEEDGTIGGTSHADEIDLTGNYIILPVIRNEEGGALRTDVIRRILTDPVLRDRHISEIVTTTVQLRYPGICIDYRGLDSELRDSFSAFISDLAVALHNQDKSLTVRVGLPKQIAADRWETGAYDWRAIGLAADVVEIPALADPAAYGPGGQMEALLQWAVGEVNRSKLRLVISANSRKVSGGTVQELSYSDALAEAGQVTVDKTMVNPGEEVTAALSGLLTSTGVKYHEDSHTYWLTITDAEGKETQFWLENATSVAHKLQQCLNYGLGGVTVENLIGSQNDPRIWTVLEQYRQRATQPISCEFTVVWSVQCDDGTQISTQVLPLDEPHLEWTAPDQYGCYTIAAAVSDDGGRTVSARGGRVDVVVPTPTPTPTPLPTPTPTPKPQAPAVTAKATAGPGFAYGIQADMIMGDPVQVMEHVRALGMTWVKQQVEWFRYHPAPGQYEWGALDRIVDAANAYGINVLFSVVKAPQWSRPAGDTDQGPPADPNVYGEFLRAMAERYKGRVRAYEIWNEQNLYYEWGGKGHKLNAAKYVELLKVAYRAIKSVDPNAIVVSGALTPTGWNDGDTAIDDRVYLEQMYQAGLKNYCDAVGAHPSGYNNPPDATWQSWSDPATNAAKGHPSWFFRDTMEGYRNIMLKYGDGNKRIWPTEFGWASVEGLGVAPAPGYEYAADNTETEQAQFITRAFQMAKNWGWVGPMFLWNLNFGPLCGPADEKAAFGILRPNWSARPAYDAIRNMPK